In Gemmatimonadaceae bacterium, a single genomic region encodes these proteins:
- a CDS encoding carbon-nitrogen hydrolase, which produces MRIEPFTVGIIQDAATDDRQATIDATIPRIREAAARGAQVVCLKELFNAPYFCKSQRCERFDIAEPIPGPTTEVMQKVARELAIVLVVPLFERQARGVYRNSAAIIDADGSLLGVYRKMHIPDDPLFNEKYYFTPGDAADDDHIDRIADVAKQASGFRVWRTRYADIGVLICWDQWYPEAARITSLLGAEVLLYPTAIGWHPAEKAEFGQAEVEAWRTIQRSHAIANGVFVASPNRVGFEAEPGTNGLEFFGHSFICDPFGRVLAQADIEPAVLVAKCDPRLIEDTRRNWPFLRDRRIDAYAPILSRYLGSA; this is translated from the coding sequence ATGAGAATCGAGCCATTTACCGTCGGCATCATCCAGGATGCCGCTACGGACGATCGTCAGGCAACGATCGACGCCACGATCCCACGCATTCGTGAGGCAGCTGCGCGCGGCGCGCAGGTCGTTTGTCTCAAGGAGTTGTTCAACGCGCCGTACTTCTGCAAATCGCAGCGCTGCGAGCGCTTCGACATCGCCGAGCCGATTCCGGGTCCGACGACGGAGGTGATGCAGAAGGTTGCTCGCGAGCTGGCGATCGTTCTCGTCGTGCCACTCTTCGAGCGACAGGCGCGCGGCGTCTATCGCAACTCGGCCGCGATCATCGACGCCGACGGATCGCTCCTTGGTGTGTATCGCAAGATGCACATCCCGGACGATCCGCTCTTCAACGAGAAATACTATTTCACGCCCGGTGACGCGGCCGACGACGACCACATCGACCGCATCGCCGACGTCGCAAAGCAGGCGAGTGGCTTTCGCGTCTGGCGCACTCGTTATGCGGATATCGGCGTGCTGATCTGCTGGGATCAGTGGTATCCCGAGGCGGCTCGCATAACGAGTCTCCTCGGTGCCGAAGTGCTGCTGTACCCCACGGCGATTGGCTGGCATCCGGCGGAGAAGGCAGAGTTCGGGCAGGCGGAAGTCGAGGCCTGGCGAACCATCCAGCGCTCGCACGCGATCGCCAACGGCGTTTTCGTCGCGTCGCCGAATCGCGTGGGCTTCGAGGCGGAGCCCGGGACGAATGGCCTCGAATTCTTCGGCCATTCCTTCATCTGCGACCCGTTCGGCCGGGTCCTTGCCCAAGCGGATATCGAACCGGCCGTCCTCGTCGCCAAGTGCGATCCGCGCCTCATCGAGGACACGCGGCGCAACTGGCCTTTCCTCCGCGACCGGCGGATCGATGCGTACGCACCGATCCTGAGCCGATACCTCGGCTCGGCATAG
- a CDS encoding agmatine deiminase family protein produces MPAEWEPHEATWIAWPHHEPDWPGKLAPIPWVYAEIVRVLHTFERVEILCHDEDGRATAESHLRAHGVEGNYRLHVVPNDRVWLRDSAPTAVLDDRGTVTLVNWLFNAWAKYDNFARDARVGEAVAAISGLPRIEPVREDTGARIVLEGGAIDADGEGTLLVTEECLLSTVQQRNPGLTREGYEAAFSEYLGIRQTIWLGEGCVGDDTHGHVDDVARFVAPGIIVLAYEEDPSDEENHRRSVDNMERLELAGATDGVFKVVKLPFPRAVTMRDERLPASYANFYIANGAVLVPTFNDPSDRVALNALATLFPNRQVVGIHAVDLVWGFGTLHCLTQQQPRGR; encoded by the coding sequence ATGCCCGCCGAGTGGGAACCGCACGAGGCGACCTGGATCGCGTGGCCACATCACGAGCCGGACTGGCCGGGTAAACTTGCGCCCATTCCGTGGGTGTATGCCGAGATCGTTCGCGTTCTCCACACCTTCGAGCGCGTCGAGATCCTCTGCCACGACGAGGACGGACGCGCGACGGCGGAATCGCACCTCCGCGCGCACGGCGTAGAGGGAAACTATCGCTTGCACGTCGTGCCTAACGACCGAGTGTGGCTCCGCGACTCGGCGCCGACGGCTGTGCTCGATGACCGCGGTACGGTCACACTCGTGAACTGGCTCTTCAATGCCTGGGCCAAGTACGACAACTTCGCTCGCGACGCTCGCGTTGGTGAGGCGGTTGCGGCGATCAGCGGCCTGCCGCGCATCGAACCCGTGCGTGAGGACACGGGCGCCCGCATCGTGCTCGAGGGCGGCGCGATCGATGCAGACGGTGAGGGCACTTTGCTCGTGACCGAGGAGTGCCTGCTCTCGACGGTACAGCAGCGCAATCCCGGACTCACGCGCGAAGGGTACGAGGCCGCCTTCAGCGAGTATCTGGGCATTCGGCAAACGATCTGGCTTGGCGAGGGGTGCGTGGGTGACGACACGCACGGGCACGTCGATGACGTGGCGCGCTTTGTCGCGCCCGGCATCATCGTGCTCGCGTACGAGGAAGATCCGAGCGACGAGGAGAATCATCGTCGCTCGGTGGACAACATGGAGCGACTGGAGCTCGCGGGCGCCACCGACGGGGTTTTCAAAGTCGTGAAACTCCCGTTCCCGCGCGCGGTGACGATGCGGGACGAGCGATTACCGGCGAGTTACGCGAACTTCTATATCGCGAATGGCGCCGTGCTCGTCCCCACGTTCAACGATCCGAGTGATCGGGTTGCGCTCAACGCCCTCGCCACGCTTTTTCCCAACCGCCAGGTCGTTGGCATTCACGCTGTGGATCTCGTTTGGGGATTCGGCACGCTGCACTGCCTCACGCAGCAGCAGCCGCGCGGCCGCTGA
- a CDS encoding dienelactone hydrolase family protein yields MPGTMMEFKANGRTASGYLARPTSARGHGVLVMQEYWGLVDHIKDVTDRFAAEGFFALAPDLYHGEKTKSPDDAGKLMMALNIAETAKDLRGAADALIATEGVSPKQLGVVGFCMGGQLALYAACEYPERIAAAVDFYGVHPKVTLRLERLDAPVLAHFALHDSHTPEDKARELVRQIEQAGKHVESYYYEAQHAFFNDTRPTVYSRTDATQAWKRTIEFLNRSLGFDKELPAGAKAGSTTERRSG; encoded by the coding sequence ATGCCAGGCACGATGATGGAATTCAAGGCCAATGGACGCACCGCGAGCGGCTATCTCGCTCGGCCAACTTCGGCGCGGGGCCACGGCGTACTGGTCATGCAGGAGTACTGGGGACTGGTCGACCACATCAAAGACGTCACTGACCGCTTCGCCGCCGAGGGCTTCTTCGCGCTTGCGCCCGATCTGTACCACGGTGAGAAGACGAAGAGCCCCGACGATGCGGGAAAGCTGATGATGGCACTGAACATCGCCGAGACGGCGAAGGACCTTCGCGGCGCCGCCGACGCGCTCATCGCGACCGAGGGCGTTTCGCCAAAGCAGCTCGGCGTGGTCGGCTTCTGCATGGGCGGGCAGCTCGCGTTGTACGCTGCCTGCGAATATCCCGAGCGCATCGCCGCCGCGGTCGACTTCTACGGCGTCCATCCAAAGGTCACGTTGAGGCTCGAGCGGCTCGATGCCCCCGTGCTCGCGCATTTCGCGCTGCACGACAGCCACACGCCGGAGGACAAAGCGCGCGAGCTCGTTAGGCAGATCGAGCAGGCGGGAAAGCACGTCGAGTCGTATTACTACGAGGCCCAGCACGCGTTCTTCAACGACACGCGGCCGACGGTCTACAGCCGCACCGACGCGACTCAAGCGTGGAAGCGCACGATCGAGTTCCTGAATCGAAGCCTCGGTTTCGACAAGGAACTGCCCGCAGGAGCGAAGGCCGGGAGCACAACGGAGCGCCGCAGCGGCTGA
- a CDS encoding ABC transporter substrate-binding protein: MHKRLLIAGSVAAFVLACRITTNAPIVLGAAGPWTEEYGAMNRRGIELAVDELNARSAAPHVQVIFRDDGGDGMRGAAIAQEFVNRRDIVAVIGHVNSGAMVAAARVYDGQLAAVATTASTPALTGISPWTFRVISSDSMNGLEIARFVLRRGRRRAAILYENNAYGRGLTDAFVRGFKGEIVSADPIAEGSAQDFEPFVTYFKRQVPDVVFVAGTGASGLAFLREARRQALRADLVGGDGWSVLASDTTLADGVYVGAPFTAEDNRVEARRFVERFRRRYGITPDGNAALAYDATMLLTDVAARAGSNRSRVRDYLAELGARGGFRGVTGTIAFSADGDPVGKTIVMTRIRNGSLTVEEGQ; this comes from the coding sequence ATGCATAAGCGACTGCTCATCGCCGGCTCGGTCGCCGCGTTCGTCCTCGCCTGTCGAATCACCACCAACGCGCCGATCGTTCTCGGCGCGGCAGGTCCGTGGACCGAGGAATACGGCGCGATGAATCGACGCGGCATCGAGCTCGCCGTCGACGAGCTCAACGCCCGCTCCGCCGCGCCACATGTACAGGTCATCTTCCGCGACGACGGTGGCGACGGCATGCGTGGCGCCGCGATCGCGCAGGAGTTCGTCAATCGCCGCGACATCGTCGCGGTAATCGGTCACGTGAATTCGGGCGCGATGGTTGCCGCCGCTCGCGTCTACGACGGGCAACTGGCTGCCGTCGCGACAACGGCCTCGACACCCGCACTCACCGGCATCTCGCCCTGGACCTTTCGCGTCATCTCGAGTGATTCGATGAATGGTCTCGAGATCGCGCGATTCGTGCTGCGACGAGGTCGTCGTCGTGCCGCGATTCTCTACGAGAACAATGCGTACGGCCGCGGACTCACCGACGCGTTCGTGCGCGGCTTCAAGGGTGAGATCGTCAGCGCGGACCCGATCGCCGAAGGCAGTGCACAGGACTTCGAGCCCTTCGTTACATACTTCAAGCGACAAGTACCCGATGTCGTGTTCGTTGCCGGCACCGGAGCAAGCGGACTCGCTTTCCTTCGCGAAGCGCGTCGTCAGGCACTTCGCGCGGACCTGGTCGGGGGCGACGGATGGAGCGTGCTCGCGTCGGACACGACGCTCGCCGACGGCGTCTACGTTGGAGCGCCATTCACCGCCGAAGACAATCGAGTAGAGGCGCGCCGCTTTGTCGAGAGGTTTCGCCGGCGCTACGGAATCACGCCAGACGGCAACGCCGCTCTCGCTTACGACGCGACGATGCTTCTCACCGACGTCGCAGCACGAGCGGGATCGAATCGAAGTCGTGTCCGTGATTATCTTGCCGAGCTCGGTGCTCGCGGCGGATTTCGCGGCGTTACTGGAACGATCGCGTTCTCCGCAGACGGCGACCCGGTAGGAAAAACGATCGTGATGACTCGGATTCGGAACGGTTCGCTGACGGTCGAGGAAGGACAGTGA
- a CDS encoding methyl-accepting chemotaxis protein: MNFAPFSRAVRFTVIERAAASTQTIRGRLWIGSFVVVALLVVAGAVGWRTLSTMSREITATLRDVQTDSRLASQISSDAAKTLQAGTRYIDTRDPDAEMTFRQHGWNAHDIQRAINARPDRTADEVAIVALIDAKLSAMEIRYARAHRLVDIGRIEEARRVANGAQNDIDELLADIDKLGLVKAQRVTNAAVRLSDDTRQRAATLLGLIVGAVIIAVGVVVVTVSSIGQPLAMLVHQAQRLSEGDLTIRSRGDLPGEFEILAHAMNQTGDSLARIVTVAAQTAQNVATSAHDLASVSEQISLSAGQMASAMTDVSHGAETQVQQLRAIDESLSEIRDSADGVRFRSSEVNDLAREIESSASEKRQEVQRSVGMLRDVKQSVEHAAAEVVALNSTAAEIHRFVSMVAKIADQTNLLALNAAIEAARAGPHGRGFAVVADEVRKLAAQAQRATDDILEVTQIVTERVSAGARAMQVGAARVVEIEHLSTTIEEALRSITSAAERTRVAAEGVSEAADTNLRAVHEAARSIESVARTAESHATAAEQVNASTQEQSAACEQMSSASNVLLEGSTQLKKVVGVLKVA; this comes from the coding sequence GTGAACTTTGCACCGTTTTCTCGCGCCGTTCGTTTCACCGTCATCGAACGCGCCGCGGCAAGCACGCAAACGATCCGCGGTCGTCTCTGGATCGGCTCATTCGTGGTCGTCGCATTACTGGTCGTTGCCGGCGCCGTCGGCTGGCGGACGTTGAGCACGATGTCGCGGGAGATCACGGCGACACTCCGCGATGTGCAAACGGACTCGCGCCTCGCCTCGCAGATCTCGAGCGACGCCGCGAAAACTCTCCAAGCCGGCACTCGGTATATCGACACGCGGGATCCGGATGCAGAGATGACGTTCCGCCAGCACGGTTGGAATGCGCACGACATTCAGCGCGCCATCAACGCGCGCCCCGATCGTACGGCCGACGAGGTCGCGATCGTCGCACTCATCGACGCGAAGTTGTCGGCGATGGAGATCCGTTATGCACGCGCTCATCGTCTCGTCGACATCGGACGCATCGAGGAAGCGCGGCGCGTCGCCAACGGCGCGCAGAACGACATCGACGAGCTCCTCGCCGACATCGACAAGTTGGGCCTCGTCAAGGCGCAGCGCGTCACGAATGCCGCGGTGCGGCTTTCCGATGATACTCGACAGCGGGCCGCAACCCTCCTCGGGCTCATCGTCGGCGCCGTGATCATCGCCGTTGGCGTCGTCGTCGTCACGGTGTCGTCGATCGGCCAACCGCTCGCGATGCTCGTCCACCAGGCGCAGCGCCTGAGCGAAGGAGACTTGACGATTCGCAGCCGCGGCGACCTGCCCGGTGAATTCGAGATCCTCGCGCACGCGATGAATCAGACTGGCGATTCACTCGCTCGCATCGTCACGGTCGCCGCGCAGACGGCGCAGAACGTTGCCACGTCCGCGCACGATCTCGCCTCCGTCTCCGAGCAGATTTCGCTGTCGGCGGGACAGATGGCGAGTGCGATGACCGACGTTTCCCATGGCGCCGAGACGCAAGTGCAGCAGCTCCGCGCGATCGACGAATCCCTCTCGGAGATTCGTGATTCCGCCGACGGCGTCCGATTCCGTTCGAGCGAGGTGAACGACCTCGCACGGGAAATCGAGAGCTCGGCTTCCGAGAAGCGGCAAGAGGTGCAGCGGTCGGTCGGCATGCTCCGCGACGTCAAGCAGAGTGTCGAGCACGCGGCCGCGGAGGTCGTGGCGCTGAACTCCACCGCCGCCGAGATCCATCGCTTCGTGTCGATGGTGGCGAAGATTGCCGATCAGACGAATCTGCTCGCCCTCAACGCCGCGATCGAAGCGGCGCGCGCCGGGCCGCACGGACGTGGTTTCGCTGTCGTCGCTGACGAAGTCCGCAAGCTCGCCGCGCAGGCGCAGCGCGCCACCGACGACATCCTCGAGGTTACGCAAATTGTCACCGAGCGCGTGAGCGCTGGCGCACGAGCGATGCAGGTCGGCGCCGCGCGTGTCGTCGAGATCGAGCATCTCTCCACCACGATCGAGGAAGCGCTGCGAAGCATAACGAGCGCCGCCGAGCGAACGCGCGTCGCTGCCGAGGGCGTCTCGGAGGCGGCCGACACCAACCTGCGTGCCGTGCACGAAGCCGCGCGCAGCATCGAGAGCGTCGCCCGCACGGCCGAGAGCCACGCCACCGCCGCCGAGCAGGTCAACGCGTCGACCCAGGAGCAGAGCGCCGCCTGCGAGCAAATGAGCTCAGCGAGCAACGTCCTGCTCGAGGGGTCGACGCAGTTGAAGAAGGTGGTGGGAGTGCTGAAGGTGGCCTAA
- a CDS encoding M28 family peptidase — protein MIRQISSFIRAVAVVAAVPSMLAAQEATLPLKHTPQPTSAEISAKDLMTRLYIFADDSMMGRETGTRGHLMSTAYIANELARLGLKPAGDNGTFFQNVPMIRRAFNEKSTITVGGTTLHGGTDFIASVPNGALPSFGAVDVVFGGRPGDGSAPLSPEEVRGKLLLQFPAERGAGRGGFGGRGGRGGGAVVVGTIEEITPQTIHLAEHPRDGQVTLKTPPSNSPPGFVTLTLTPAAGQTLLGVDPTSASKGQAGKSATLHLVFDEEPAPARNVVAIIPGSDGKLKNEYVALGAHNDHIGVSPTGPVDHDSLHVFRQAQFAINGLVRRGQQPSVEQQGELNAIHVNFDSLRKVDPVRLDSIRNGADDDGSGSVTLLEIAEAFAKAPQKPKRSLLFVWHTGEEKGLLGSRWVTDHLPVPKDSIVAQLNMDMVGRGSARDIPGGSEQYLQLVGSRRLSTELGDIVEQVNKTEKMPFAFDYQYDANGDTENIYCRSDHYNYARLGIPVVFFTTGLHGDYHQVTDEPQYIDYPHMARVGQLVHDIAVTVGDLDHRPLVDKPKPDPNGRCQQ, from the coding sequence ATGATACGTCAGATTTCATCGTTTATTCGCGCCGTGGCAGTCGTCGCGGCCGTGCCCTCGATGCTCGCGGCGCAAGAAGCAACACTGCCGCTGAAACACACTCCCCAGCCCACCTCGGCGGAGATCTCAGCAAAGGATCTCATGACCCGTCTCTACATCTTTGCCGACGACTCGATGATGGGTCGCGAGACGGGTACGCGCGGACATTTGATGTCGACTGCGTACATCGCGAACGAGCTCGCGCGGCTCGGTCTCAAGCCAGCAGGCGACAACGGCACCTTCTTCCAGAACGTGCCGATGATTCGTCGGGCGTTCAACGAGAAGTCGACGATCACCGTCGGCGGCACGACGTTGCACGGCGGAACCGACTTTATTGCCAGTGTGCCCAACGGCGCTCTGCCATCGTTCGGCGCCGTAGATGTCGTTTTCGGCGGGCGGCCCGGCGATGGCAGTGCTCCACTGTCGCCGGAAGAGGTTCGTGGAAAGCTGCTCCTGCAATTCCCGGCTGAGCGCGGCGCCGGCCGCGGTGGATTCGGCGGACGGGGCGGACGTGGCGGCGGAGCTGTCGTCGTTGGAACCATCGAAGAGATCACGCCGCAGACCATCCATCTCGCCGAGCATCCGCGAGATGGACAGGTGACACTCAAGACGCCACCCTCCAACAGCCCTCCGGGTTTTGTGACGCTCACGCTCACTCCGGCCGCAGGGCAAACGTTACTCGGTGTGGACCCAACGTCGGCGTCGAAGGGTCAGGCGGGCAAGAGCGCGACCCTTCACCTCGTATTCGATGAAGAGCCGGCTCCGGCTCGCAATGTCGTCGCGATCATTCCCGGATCCGACGGGAAGCTCAAGAACGAGTATGTCGCGCTCGGCGCGCACAACGATCACATCGGCGTGTCACCGACCGGTCCCGTGGATCACGATTCACTGCACGTTTTCAGACAGGCGCAGTTCGCGATCAACGGTCTTGTGCGGCGCGGACAACAGCCGTCGGTCGAGCAGCAGGGAGAGTTAAACGCGATCCACGTCAACTTCGACAGCTTGCGCAAAGTCGATCCCGTTAGGCTCGACTCGATCCGGAATGGCGCCGACGACGACGGTTCGGGGTCGGTGACGTTACTCGAGATCGCCGAGGCCTTCGCGAAGGCACCGCAGAAGCCGAAGCGGTCATTGCTCTTCGTGTGGCATACTGGAGAAGAGAAGGGTCTGCTCGGCTCGCGCTGGGTCACCGATCACCTTCCGGTGCCGAAGGACTCGATCGTCGCGCAGCTGAACATGGACATGGTTGGACGCGGCTCGGCGCGCGACATTCCCGGTGGCAGCGAGCAGTATCTGCAGCTCGTCGGATCGCGCCGGCTCTCGACGGAGCTCGGAGACATCGTCGAGCAGGTGAACAAGACGGAAAAGATGCCTTTCGCGTTCGATTATCAGTACGATGCGAACGGCGATACGGAGAACATCTACTGCCGCAGCGACCATTATAACTACGCACGGTTAGGCATCCCGGTGGTCTTCTTCACGACCGGCCTTCACGGCGACTATCACCAGGTGACGGACGAGCCGCAGTACATCGACTATCCGCACATGGCGCGTGTGGGACAGCTCGTGCACGACATTGCGGTGACGGTTGGGGATCTCGATCATCGGCCGCTGGTGGATAAGCCGAAGCCGGACCCGAATGGACGGTGCCAGCAATAG
- a CDS encoding PLP-dependent transferase, producing the protein MRIETLAVHAGHSPDPATAAVTPPIHLSTTFEREADGQYRGGLVYSRYANPNRTALEECLARLEGGAGAACFASGSAATAAILQSLESGAHVIAPDDAYFGTTKLMRDIFGPWKLEMSLVDMTDPRCVQDALRSTTRLIWVETPSNPLLRVVDIARIAEIAHSQSALCVVDNTWASPVLQQPLALGADVAMHATTKYLGGHSDVLGGALVWRADGAPAQRLRAIQTTVGAVPSPFECWLTMRGIRTLPWRMRAHSSNAEKLAHYLTSHDRIETVHYPGLRTHPAYDVASRQMRGGFGGMLSLQVRGGRDETMSVTGRLRIITRATSLGGTESLIEHRASVEGPGTRAPENLLRLSVGLENADDLIEDFDQALR; encoded by the coding sequence ATGCGCATCGAAACGCTCGCCGTTCACGCTGGACATTCGCCCGATCCCGCGACCGCGGCCGTGACGCCGCCGATTCACCTGTCGACGACCTTCGAGCGTGAAGCCGACGGACAGTATCGCGGTGGACTGGTGTACTCGCGTTACGCAAACCCGAATCGTACAGCGCTCGAGGAATGTCTGGCGCGTCTCGAAGGCGGCGCGGGCGCGGCGTGCTTCGCGTCGGGCTCGGCGGCAACAGCCGCGATTCTACAATCGCTCGAGTCCGGCGCCCACGTCATCGCGCCCGATGACGCGTATTTCGGCACGACGAAGCTGATGCGCGACATCTTCGGGCCGTGGAAGCTCGAGATGAGCCTCGTCGACATGACCGACCCGCGCTGCGTGCAGGACGCGCTTCGTTCGACGACGCGGCTCATCTGGGTCGAGACGCCATCTAACCCTCTGCTGCGCGTCGTCGACATCGCTCGCATCGCCGAGATCGCACATTCTCAATCGGCGCTCTGTGTCGTCGACAACACGTGGGCCTCACCGGTCCTGCAACAGCCGCTCGCGCTGGGTGCCGACGTCGCGATGCATGCGACGACCAAGTACCTCGGCGGACACAGCGACGTACTCGGGGGAGCGCTCGTGTGGCGTGCAGACGGCGCGCCCGCGCAACGGTTGCGCGCAATCCAGACGACGGTCGGCGCGGTGCCCTCGCCGTTCGAGTGCTGGCTCACCATGCGCGGCATTCGCACGCTCCCCTGGCGCATGCGAGCGCATTCGTCGAATGCCGAGAAGCTCGCGCACTACCTAACGAGTCACGACCGCATCGAGACCGTGCACTATCCGGGGTTGCGGACGCATCCGGCGTACGACGTCGCGTCGCGGCAAATGCGTGGCGGCTTTGGCGGCATGCTGTCGCTCCAGGTGCGTGGTGGACGCGATGAGACAATGTCCGTTACCGGCCGCCTCAGGATCATCACTCGCGCGACGAGCCTTGGTGGAACGGAGAGCCTCATCGAGCATCGCGCCTCGGTGGAAGGCCCCGGAACGCGCGCGCCGGAGAATCTGCTCCGGCTCTCCGTTGGTCTCGAGAATGCGGACGATTTGATCGAGGATTTCGATCAGGCGCTTCGATGA
- the queC gene encoding 7-cyano-7-deazaguanine synthase QueC: protein MSDVAARASGAPAVVLLSGGLDSTTLLAFAVGEGFVVHAMTFRYGQRHVVEIDAARRVAREFGVRHHIFVDIDLRTFGGSALTSDTAVPKDRPLDDVRHGIPITYVPARNTIFLSYALAWSEVLGASDIFIGVNAVDYSGYPDCRPEYVAAYEHMANLATRGAVEGTTPVRIRAPLIDRTKREIIELGMRLGVDYGMTTSCYDPSPTGEACGRCDACQLRLAAFAAVGAKDPARYA, encoded by the coding sequence ATGAGTGATGTCGCGGCTCGCGCATCGGGTGCGCCCGCCGTCGTACTACTGAGCGGAGGCCTCGATTCGACGACGCTCCTCGCGTTCGCGGTTGGGGAAGGATTCGTCGTACATGCGATGACGTTTCGCTATGGCCAGCGCCACGTCGTCGAGATCGACGCGGCGCGCCGCGTCGCGCGCGAATTCGGCGTGCGCCATCACATCTTCGTCGACATCGATTTGCGCACCTTTGGCGGTTCTGCCCTCACGAGCGACACTGCGGTGCCAAAAGACCGCCCGCTCGACGACGTACGCCATGGAATTCCCATCACGTACGTCCCGGCGCGGAATACGATCTTTTTGTCGTATGCGCTGGCGTGGTCGGAGGTTCTCGGCGCGTCTGACATATTCATTGGCGTGAACGCGGTGGACTATTCGGGCTATCCCGATTGTCGTCCGGAGTACGTTGCCGCGTATGAGCACATGGCGAATCTCGCAACGCGCGGCGCGGTCGAGGGAACGACGCCCGTTCGCATTCGCGCGCCCCTTATCGATCGCACGAAGCGGGAGATCATCGAGCTCGGCATGCGTCTCGGCGTAGACTATGGCATGACGACCAGCTGTTACGATCCATCGCCGACTGGCGAAGCATGCGGGCGCTGCGACGCATGTCAGCTGCGCCTCGCGGCATTTGCGGCCGTCGGCGCGAAGGACCCCGCGCGATATGCCTAA
- the queE gene encoding 7-carboxy-7-deazaguanine synthase — translation MPNYTVKEIFFTLQGEGFHTGRAAVFCRFSGCNLWTGREQDRATATCSFCDTDFVGVSIDGGRFASADDLADAIERCWPAECNRDHRFVVCTGGEPLLQLDEPLVCALHDRGFRVAIETNGTRLPPAGVDWICVSPKASAELILCNGNELKLVYPQVGAEPERFATLEFQHFFLQPMDGPALADNTSAAVRYCQQHPRWRLSLQTHKLLGIR, via the coding sequence ATGCCTAACTACACCGTCAAGGAAATATTCTTCACGCTGCAGGGCGAGGGATTTCACACGGGTCGCGCCGCCGTGTTCTGTCGCTTCTCCGGTTGCAATCTGTGGACGGGTCGCGAGCAGGATCGCGCAACGGCGACGTGCTCCTTTTGCGATACTGACTTCGTCGGTGTGTCGATCGATGGCGGACGATTTGCCAGCGCAGACGACTTGGCCGATGCGATCGAGCGATGTTGGCCCGCGGAGTGCAACCGGGATCACCGCTTTGTCGTCTGCACAGGAGGAGAGCCTCTGCTGCAGCTCGATGAACCATTAGTTTGTGCGCTGCACGATCGCGGCTTTCGGGTAGCGATCGAGACGAACGGCACGAGGCTTCCACCAGCGGGTGTCGACTGGATCTGTGTCAGTCCGAAAGCCAGTGCGGAATTGATACTATGCAACGGAAATGAGCTGAAGCTTGTCTATCCACAAGTAGGCGCTGAACCGGAAAGATTCGCGACACTGGAATTCCAGCACTTTTTTCTACAGCCTATGGACGGCCCGGCACTGGCCGATAATACAAGTGCAGCCGTTCGGTACTGTCAGCAACACCCGCGTTGGCGGCTCAGCCTTCAAACGCACAAGTTGCTTGGCATTCGTTGA
- a CDS encoding C40 family peptidase encodes MKLLTVRRDSILRPWRRIVLVVAVMCAASAVPASSQAPIPVLQGMSASAMSLRDSVVALARAQVGTRYRHGGDTPQRGFDCSGLIQYVMARFSMILPRTAKAQATAGMPVERDTSLLRPGDLLTFASTDKASITHIGIYVGGGRFVHASSVAGHVIESPLNRAPAPRIKIWRGVERIPLLAESPASAGGLAAPER; translated from the coding sequence ATGAAGCTACTCACAGTGCGCCGCGACTCGATTCTACGCCCCTGGCGAAGGATCGTCTTGGTCGTCGCCGTGATGTGCGCCGCTTCCGCTGTTCCGGCGTCCTCGCAGGCACCGATTCCGGTGCTCCAGGGCATGTCCGCGTCGGCGATGTCCCTCCGCGATTCTGTCGTCGCGCTCGCGCGCGCGCAGGTCGGCACGCGATACCGTCACGGCGGAGACACGCCGCAACGCGGCTTCGACTGCAGTGGTCTGATTCAATACGTGATGGCGCGATTCTCGATGATCCTGCCTCGCACCGCGAAAGCGCAGGCCACGGCAGGCATGCCCGTCGAGCGCGACACGTCGCTTCTGCGCCCTGGTGATCTTCTCACGTTTGCGAGCACCGACAAGGCGAGCATCACCCACATCGGGATCTACGTCGGCGGCGGACGCTTCGTCCACGCGAGCAGCGTCGCCGGTCACGTAATTGAGAGTCCGCTAAACAGGGCTCCTGCGCCACGAATCAAGATCTGGCGCGGTGTGGAGCGTATTCCGCTGCTCGCCGAGTCCCCGGCGTCGGCGGGAGGCCTCGCGGCGCCGGAACGCTGA